A genomic segment from Streptomyces antibioticus encodes:
- a CDS encoding chaplin, translating to MRHVTRKRLMTVAAATGVIAAAGGYAHADSGANGAATDSPGVLSGNSVQAPVNVPVNACGNTIDVVGILNPSFGNSCANKGGGGSGGYGGDQRSHGGHKGQGQGQGKGHGQGQHSGSSSGNHGGQGGNGGRGGNGGHGGHGGSGAQAGGHTGGSPGVGSGNNVQVPIDVPVNVCGNSIDVVGILNPTFGNDCANGDVPRDRHPGKPPVRGHENPGHQAPGQSSPTVPEGVPAAPQQVTPAHTVSQNRTVAAPQLAETGSELPLGLALPTGAGALLAGALLYRKARPAA from the coding sequence ATGCGACACGTCACCCGCAAAAGGCTTATGACCGTGGCGGCGGCGACGGGGGTGATCGCCGCCGCGGGCGGCTACGCCCACGCCGACTCCGGGGCGAACGGCGCCGCCACGGACTCGCCCGGGGTGCTGTCCGGCAACTCGGTGCAGGCGCCGGTCAACGTCCCGGTCAACGCGTGCGGCAACACCATCGACGTCGTCGGGATCCTCAACCCGTCGTTCGGCAACTCCTGTGCCAACAAGGGCGGGGGAGGCTCGGGCGGCTACGGCGGCGATCAGAGGAGCCACGGCGGCCACAAGGGCCAGGGCCAGGGCCAGGGCAAGGGCCACGGTCAAGGCCAGCACAGCGGCAGCAGCAGCGGCAACCACGGCGGCCAGGGCGGGAACGGGGGCCGGGGCGGCAACGGCGGCCATGGCGGTCACGGCGGCTCCGGCGCGCAGGCCGGCGGACACACCGGCGGATCGCCCGGCGTGGGCTCCGGCAACAACGTCCAGGTGCCGATCGACGTGCCCGTCAACGTCTGCGGCAACAGCATCGACGTCGTCGGGATCCTCAACCCGACGTTCGGCAACGACTGCGCGAACGGCGACGTCCCCCGGGACCGTCACCCGGGCAAGCCGCCCGTCCGCGGCCACGAGAACCCCGGCCACCAGGCCCCCGGCCAGTCCAGCCCGACCGTGCCCGAGGGCGTCCCGGCCGCCCCGCAGCAGGTGACGCCCGCCCACACCGTGAGCCAGAACCGGACCGTCGCCGCCCCGCAACTCGCCGAGACCGGCAGCGAACTGCCCCTCGGCCTCGCCCTGCCGACCGGCGCGGGCGCGCTGCTCGCCGGCGCCCTGCTCTACCGCAAGGC
- the chpH gene encoding chaplin ChpH, translating into MIKKVVAAAAATGGLVLAGAGMAVADAGAQGAAVHSPGVLSGNVIQVPVHVPVNVCGNTISVIGLLNPAFGNACVNK; encoded by the coding sequence ATGATCAAGAAGGTCGTCGCTGCTGCGGCTGCCACTGGTGGGCTGGTTCTCGCGGGCGCGGGCATGGCCGTCGCCGACGCCGGTGCCCAGGGTGCCGCGGTGCACTCCCCGGGCGTCCTGTCGGGCAACGTGATCCAGGTCCCGGTGCACGTCCCGGTGAACGTCTGCGGCAACACGATCTCGGTGATCGGGCTGCTGAACCCCGCCTTCGGCAACGCTTGCGTCAACAAGTGA
- a CDS encoding M20/M25/M40 family metallo-hydrolase, with amino-acid sequence MSATDTGRSVTGEDEVVDLCRELIRIDTSNYGDHSGPGERKAAEWVAEKLAEVGLEPKIFESHPGRASTVARIEGEDPSRPALLIHGHLDVVPANADDWTHHPFSGEVTDGCVWGRGAVDMKDMDAMTLAVVRDRLRSGRRPPRDIVLAFLADEEAGGTYGARHLVDHHPDLFEGVTEAISEVGGFSFTVSEERRLYLIQTAEKGMHWMKLTVAGTAGHGSMIHRDNAITELSEAVARLGRHTFPVRVTKTTRAFLDELGDALGTELDPEDMQSTLARLGGIAKLIGATLSNTANPTQLGAGYKVNVIPGEATAHVDGRFLPGHEEEFLADLDRILGPKVRREDVHSDKALETSFDGALVEAMQSSLLAEDPTAKAIPYMLSGGTDAKSFDDLGIRGFGFAPLKLPPELDFAGMFHGVDERVPVDGLKFGVRVLDRFIDAS; translated from the coding sequence GTGAGCGCGACGGACACGGGCAGGAGCGTCACCGGTGAGGACGAGGTCGTGGACCTCTGCCGCGAGCTGATCCGGATCGACACCAGCAACTACGGCGACCACTCGGGCCCGGGCGAGCGCAAGGCGGCGGAGTGGGTCGCCGAGAAGCTCGCCGAGGTCGGGCTCGAACCCAAGATCTTCGAATCGCACCCGGGGCGCGCCTCCACCGTGGCCCGGATCGAGGGCGAGGACCCGTCCCGGCCCGCGCTGCTCATCCACGGCCATCTCGACGTCGTCCCGGCCAACGCCGACGACTGGACCCACCACCCCTTCTCGGGCGAGGTCACCGACGGCTGCGTGTGGGGGCGCGGGGCCGTCGACATGAAGGACATGGACGCGATGACCCTGGCGGTCGTCCGCGACCGGCTGCGCTCCGGGCGCAGGCCGCCCCGCGACATCGTCCTCGCCTTCCTCGCCGACGAGGAGGCCGGCGGCACCTACGGCGCCCGCCACCTGGTCGACCACCACCCCGACCTCTTCGAGGGCGTCACGGAGGCGATCAGCGAGGTCGGCGGATTCTCCTTCACGGTCAGCGAGGAGCGCAGGCTCTATCTGATCCAGACGGCCGAGAAGGGCATGCACTGGATGAAGCTGACCGTCGCCGGCACCGCCGGCCACGGTTCGATGATCCACCGGGACAACGCGATCACCGAACTGTCCGAGGCCGTCGCCCGCCTCGGCCGCCACACCTTCCCGGTGCGGGTCACCAAGACGACCCGGGCCTTCCTCGACGAGCTGGGCGACGCCCTCGGCACCGAGCTGGACCCGGAGGACATGCAGTCGACGCTCGCCCGGCTCGGCGGCATCGCCAAGCTGATCGGCGCCACCCTGAGCAACACCGCCAACCCCACCCAGCTCGGCGCCGGTTACAAGGTCAACGTCATCCCGGGCGAGGCCACCGCGCACGTCGACGGACGCTTCCTGCCGGGCCACGAGGAGGAGTTCCTCGCCGACCTCGACCGGATCCTCGGCCCGAAGGTGCGCCGCGAGGACGTGCACTCCGACAAGGCGCTGGAGACCTCCTTCGACGGGGCGCTCGTCGAGGCCATGCAGTCCTCGCTGCTCGCCGAGGACCCGACCGCCAAGGCGATCCCGTACATGCTCTCCGGCGGCACCGACGCCAAGTCCTTCGACGACCTCGGTATCCGCGGCTTCGGCTTCGCCCCGCTGAAGCTGCCCCCGGAGCTGGACTTCGCGGGCATGTTCCACGGGGTCGACGAGCGGGTGCCGGTGGACGGTCTGAAGTTCGGCGTCCGGGTCCTCGACCGGTTCATCGACGCGTCCTGA
- a CDS encoding SpoIIE family protein phosphatase — translation MSRQDDRAPPPAGPPGAGPTARHPAAGRRRLSWRRPRSVAGQVFLLQLVVVLLLIATAVTVLVIQDRSRAIQEAGDRSLVAAESFANAPGTAEAMQSDDPTAALQPHAEAVRKKTGVDYVVALSPYGFRWTHPDPDQIGKHVSTSYGEALEGEPHQTTFDSSLGKAVDSTVAVFDEKGDAVGLVTVGVTVDKVTSVVQHQLPVIFAAGGVALLLAAGGSALVSGRLRRQTRGLGPVEMTRMYEHNDAVLHAVREGVIILDADGRLLLVNDEARRLLALPAETEGKPVTGLGLNPALAALLGSGRAATDKVFLAGDTLLAVNVRPVGHKGGSVATLRDTTELRALAGRADVAGGRLQLLYEASTRIGTTLDIRRTAEELTEVAVPRFADFATVELVEPVLHGGEPTGASTEMRRVASAGILGDAPLNPVGTLLRYVPGNPVATGMTTGRPVLVADLSVADGWQAQDPERARRVVEYGIHSMISVPLQARGQLLGIVEFWRSEQEPFEADDLSPAEELATRAAVCIDNARRYTREHTTAVTLQRSLLPGTFPELSALEVGHRYLPAQAGVGGDWYDVIPLPGARVALVVGDVVGHGLHAAATMGRLRTAVHNFAALDLPPDELLAHLDDLVARIDQDAAAEGNTEAVSGATCLYAVYDPVSGRCVLARAGHPGPALVTPDGAVTFPEIPVAPPLGVGGGLPVETADLRLAAGSRLVLYTDGLVEARGRDIDVGLGMLREVLAETYDDDLDDTCRTVLDAMLRAGSGDDVALLVARTRLLDPDQVAEWEVPDDPAAVPRIRAEATRRLEAWGLGEAAFTTELILSELVTNAIRYGASPIGLRLLRDRDSLICEVADGTSTSPHLRRAASTDEGGRGLFLVAQLSRRWGTRYTDRGKIIWAEQALDAGAAGDLSGLLLADL, via the coding sequence GTGAGCCGGCAGGACGACCGCGCACCGCCGCCGGCCGGGCCGCCGGGCGCCGGTCCGACGGCCCGTCACCCCGCGGCCGGACGACGCCGGCTGTCGTGGCGCAGGCCGCGCAGCGTCGCCGGTCAGGTCTTCCTGCTGCAACTGGTGGTCGTCCTGCTGCTCATCGCCACGGCCGTGACGGTGCTCGTGATCCAGGACCGCAGCCGTGCGATCCAGGAGGCCGGCGACCGGTCCCTGGTGGCGGCCGAGTCGTTCGCGAACGCGCCGGGCACGGCGGAGGCGATGCAGAGCGACGACCCGACGGCGGCGCTCCAGCCGCACGCCGAGGCGGTGCGCAAGAAGACGGGCGTCGACTACGTCGTGGCGCTGAGCCCGTACGGCTTCCGCTGGACGCATCCGGACCCGGACCAGATCGGGAAGCACGTCTCCACGTCCTACGGTGAGGCGCTGGAGGGCGAGCCCCACCAGACCACGTTCGACAGCAGTCTGGGCAAGGCGGTCGACTCGACGGTGGCCGTCTTCGACGAGAAGGGCGACGCGGTCGGCCTCGTCACCGTGGGCGTCACGGTGGACAAGGTGACCAGCGTGGTGCAGCACCAACTGCCGGTGATCTTCGCGGCCGGCGGTGTCGCGCTGCTGCTGGCCGCGGGCGGATCGGCGCTGGTCAGCGGACGGCTGCGGCGGCAGACGCGGGGCCTGGGCCCGGTCGAGATGACCCGGATGTACGAGCACAACGACGCGGTGCTGCACGCCGTCCGCGAAGGCGTGATCATCCTGGACGCCGACGGCAGGCTGCTGCTCGTCAACGACGAGGCGCGCCGGCTGCTCGCCCTGCCGGCCGAGACCGAGGGCAAGCCGGTCACCGGGCTCGGGCTGAACCCGGCCCTGGCCGCGCTGCTCGGGTCGGGCCGGGCGGCCACGGACAAGGTCTTCCTGGCCGGGGACACCCTGCTCGCGGTCAATGTGCGGCCGGTGGGTCACAAGGGCGGCAGCGTGGCCACCCTGCGGGACACCACCGAGCTGCGCGCCCTCGCCGGCCGGGCGGACGTGGCGGGCGGGCGTCTGCAACTGCTCTACGAGGCCAGCACCCGGATCGGCACCACCCTCGACATCCGGCGCACCGCCGAGGAGCTGACCGAGGTGGCGGTCCCGCGGTTCGCCGACTTCGCCACCGTCGAGCTGGTGGAGCCCGTGCTGCACGGGGGTGAGCCGACGGGGGCGAGCACGGAGATGCGCCGTGTCGCGTCCGCGGGCATCCTCGGCGACGCGCCCCTCAACCCCGTCGGGACGCTGCTGCGGTACGTGCCCGGCAACCCGGTGGCCACCGGGATGACCACCGGCCGGCCGGTGCTGGTGGCGGACCTCTCCGTCGCCGACGGCTGGCAGGCCCAGGACCCGGAGCGGGCCCGGCGGGTCGTCGAGTACGGCATCCACTCCATGATCTCGGTGCCGCTCCAGGCGCGGGGCCAGTTGCTGGGGATCGTGGAGTTCTGGCGGTCGGAGCAGGAGCCCTTCGAGGCGGACGACCTGTCCCCCGCCGAGGAACTCGCCACCCGGGCGGCCGTGTGCATCGACAACGCGCGCCGCTACACCCGCGAGCACACCACGGCCGTCACCCTCCAGCGCAGCCTGCTGCCCGGCACGTTCCCGGAGCTGTCCGCCCTGGAGGTCGGGCACCGGTATCTGCCCGCCCAGGCGGGGGTGGGCGGCGACTGGTACGACGTCATCCCGCTGCCGGGGGCCCGGGTGGCGCTGGTGGTCGGTGATGTCGTCGGGCACGGTCTGCACGCGGCCGCGACGATGGGCCGGCTGCGGACCGCGGTGCACAACTTCGCCGCCCTGGACCTGCCCCCGGACGAGCTGCTGGCGCACCTGGACGATCTGGTCGCCCGGATCGACCAGGACGCGGCGGCCGAGGGCAACACCGAGGCCGTCAGCGGTGCCACCTGTCTGTACGCGGTCTACGACCCGGTCTCCGGGCGGTGTGTGCTGGCCCGGGCCGGTCATCCCGGTCCGGCGCTGGTCACGCCCGACGGCGCCGTGACCTTCCCCGAGATCCCCGTCGCGCCGCCGCTCGGCGTGGGCGGCGGGCTGCCGGTCGAGACGGCCGACCTGCGGCTCGCCGCCGGCAGCCGGCTGGTCCTCTACACCGACGGCCTGGTGGAGGCCCGGGGGCGGGACATCGACGTCGGGCTCGGCATGCTGCGGGAGGTGCTCGCCGAGACGTACGACGACGACCTGGACGACACCTGCCGGACGGTGCTCGACGCGATGCTGCGCGCCGGGTCGGGCGACGACGTCGCGCTGCTCGTCGCGCGCACCCGGCTGCTCGACCCGGACCAGGTCGCGGAGTGGGAGGTGCCCGACGATCCGGCGGCCGTCCCCCGGATCCGCGCCGAGGCCACCCGCAGGCTGGAGGCGTGGGGGCTCGGCGAGGCCGCGTTCACCACCGAGCTGATCCTCAGCGAACTGGTCACGAACGCCATCCGGTACGGGGCGAGCCCGATCGGTCTGCGGCTGCTGCGCGACCGCGACAGCCTGATCTGCGAGGTCGCCGACGGCACCAGCACCTCCCCGCATCTGCGCCGCGCGGCCTCCACCGACGAGGGGGGCCGCGGTCTGTTCCTCGTCGCGCAGTTGTCCCGCCGGTGGGGCACCCGGTACACCGACCGGGGCAAGATCATCTGGGCGGAGCAGGCGCTCGACGCGGGCGCGGCGGGAGATCTGAGCGGACTGCTCCTTGCGGACCTGTGA
- a CDS encoding ABC transporter substrate-binding protein, with amino-acid sequence MRAAAAIVSLAVGVALIVATSACDQNGSKSSNAHYGDCPVSGQYGEFHLTPETAGALTVKTTLPAPGWWNGDTADTVKSGYEYCMAANIAYRSGLDRVKVLNAPFPQVVSGRTSDFDLALAQITITPERSKVADFSPPYLSSTLGVLIRDGEKIDQNNIRDVRIGVAEGTTGEEFVKDRIKPTRPVTAFANDPEMITALEDGRIDAVVHDTTILLAYPQKQESRVSLVGQYRTDQGYGALYPKGSPDRDELDRIIRQLIDDGTLAKLSAVYLGAAFGRDPAKIPYFTVDDNS; translated from the coding sequence ATGCGCGCCGCGGCAGCGATCGTCTCTCTGGCTGTCGGTGTGGCGCTCATCGTCGCGACATCGGCGTGCGACCAGAACGGCTCGAAGTCGTCGAACGCCCACTACGGCGACTGCCCCGTCTCGGGACAGTACGGCGAGTTCCATCTGACGCCCGAGACGGCGGGCGCGCTCACGGTCAAGACGACGCTGCCCGCGCCCGGCTGGTGGAACGGCGACACCGCGGACACCGTCAAGAGCGGCTACGAGTACTGCATGGCCGCCAACATCGCCTACCGCTCCGGACTCGACCGGGTGAAGGTCCTGAACGCCCCCTTCCCGCAGGTCGTGTCCGGCCGCACCTCGGACTTCGACCTGGCCCTGGCGCAGATCACCATCACCCCGGAACGGAGCAAGGTCGCCGACTTCTCCCCGCCCTACCTCTCCTCGACCCTCGGCGTGCTGATCAGGGACGGCGAGAAGATCGACCAGAACAACATCCGGGACGTCCGCATCGGCGTGGCCGAGGGCACCACGGGCGAGGAGTTCGTCAAGGACCGCATCAAGCCGACCCGGCCCGTCACCGCCTTCGCCAACGACCCCGAGATGATCACCGCGCTGGAGGACGGCCGGATCGACGCGGTCGTCCACGACACGACCATCCTGCTCGCGTACCCCCAGAAGCAGGAGAGCCGGGTGAGCCTGGTGGGCCAGTACCGGACCGACCAGGGCTACGGCGCCCTGTACCCGAAGGGGTCGCCCGACCGGGACGAACTGGACCGGATCATCCGGCAGCTCATCGACGACGGGACGCTCGCCAAGCTGTCGGCCGTCTACCTCGGCGCCGCCTTCGGCCGGGACCCGGCCAAGATCCCGTACTTCACGGTGGACGACAACTCCTGA
- a CDS encoding Pls/PosA family non-ribosomal peptide synthetase: MAAIDESSALGLLDDDIRVQLGDTARFSGGPAASPRTLVDVFDASVRSYPDEWALDDGTTPLTYRALAVEVERLRGRLAAAGVGLGDRVGVRVQSGTNDLYVAILAVLAAGAAYVPVDAEDPDERAELVFGEAGVRAVIGAGHGIAPTRSAAEGRERAGRPGVEHDAWIIFTSGSTGRPKGVAVSHRSAAAFVDAEAALFLAEEPIGPGDRVMAGLSVAFDASCEEMWLAWRHGACLVPVPRAQVRSGADLGPWLVEQEITVVSTVPTLAALWEPETLNDVRLLIFGGEACPPELVQRLVTEGREVWNTYGPTEATVVACAALMSGAEPVRIGLPLRGWELAVVDEAGEPVPLGGSGELVIGGVGLARYLDAGKDAEKYAPLPSLGWERAYRSGDLVRADAEGLVFLGRADEQIKLGGRRIELGEVDAALQALPGVAGAAAAVRTARGGNQLLVGYVVTQDGWDRSAAVEKLRAELPAALVPLLAPVAELPTRTSGKVDRDALPWPLEGVEAPGERLYGTEAWLAEQWTEVLGLPVGSAGDDFFAIGGGSLAAAQLTTRLRTRYPAAAVLDVYQQPTLRKLARRLEASVREAGDRRTVAPVPRRAQLVQLLVLVPLAALLGLRWWVALAVLGNLLPGYAWLPTAPWWLLGAGVLLLFTPPGRIALAAGGARLLLRGVTPGRYPRGGSAHLRLWAAERLAESTGATSLTGSWLERYARALGCRIGPDVDLHSLPPVTGLLKLGRGAAVESEVDLSGYWLDGDRLEIGAVKVGAHAVVGTRSLLFPSARVGKRAEVAPGSAVTGQVPTGQRWAGAPAVKLGKAKRNWPKERPGRGRYWRVMYGVTGVALNLLPVAAAGAALLVARVFVTPGLGLGGALRGAVLALVPATLAYGLAYAVLLLAAVRLLSVGLREGTHPTHGRVGWQAWTVTQLMDRSRETLFPLYAGLVTPLWLRLLGMRIGRGAEVSTVLALPSLTTVGEGAFLADDTLTAPYELGGGWVRIGRAEIGRRAFLGNSGMTAPGRSVPDGGLVGVLSATPKKAKKGSSYLGLPPVKLPRSAADGDRSRTYEPPARLLWARALVELCRIVPVFCSAALAVLTVAALCALGGWAPLLGGPVLLGAGAAAGAVSVVAKWLLVGRHRAGEHPLWSSFVWRNELADTFVEVLAVPWLGAAVPGTPVTAVWLRGLGARIGRGVWVESYWLPEADLVTLEDGATVNRGCVLQTHLFHDRILRTDTVVLREGATLGPGGIVLPGSTVGARTTLGPASLVMAAESVPDDTRWLGNPIEAWRP, from the coding sequence ATGGCAGCCATTGACGAGAGCAGTGCTCTCGGCCTGCTCGACGACGACATCCGCGTACAGCTCGGTGACACGGCACGTTTCTCCGGCGGCCCCGCCGCCTCCCCACGGACCCTGGTCGACGTGTTCGACGCGTCCGTGCGGTCGTACCCGGACGAGTGGGCCCTGGACGACGGCACCACGCCCCTGACCTACCGGGCGCTCGCGGTGGAGGTGGAGCGGCTCAGGGGCCGGCTCGCCGCCGCCGGGGTCGGCCTCGGCGACCGGGTGGGGGTGCGGGTGCAGTCCGGCACCAACGATCTCTACGTGGCGATCCTGGCCGTGCTCGCGGCCGGCGCCGCCTATGTCCCGGTCGACGCCGAGGACCCCGACGAGCGCGCCGAGCTGGTGTTCGGCGAGGCCGGGGTGCGGGCGGTGATCGGGGCCGGGCACGGGATCGCCCCGACCCGGAGCGCGGCGGAGGGCCGGGAGAGGGCCGGGCGGCCCGGGGTCGAGCACGACGCCTGGATCATCTTCACCTCCGGTTCGACGGGGCGGCCCAAGGGTGTCGCCGTGAGCCATCGCAGCGCCGCCGCGTTCGTGGACGCCGAGGCCGCGCTGTTCCTCGCCGAGGAGCCGATCGGGCCCGGCGACCGGGTGATGGCCGGGCTGTCGGTGGCCTTCGACGCCTCCTGCGAGGAGATGTGGCTGGCCTGGCGGCACGGCGCCTGTCTGGTGCCGGTGCCCAGGGCGCAGGTCAGGAGCGGCGCGGACCTCGGTCCCTGGCTGGTGGAGCAGGAGATCACCGTCGTCTCCACCGTGCCGACCCTGGCCGCGCTCTGGGAGCCCGAGACCCTCAACGACGTCCGGCTGCTGATCTTCGGCGGTGAGGCGTGCCCGCCCGAGCTGGTGCAGCGGCTGGTGACCGAGGGGCGGGAGGTGTGGAACACCTACGGGCCGACCGAGGCCACCGTGGTCGCCTGCGCCGCGCTGATGTCGGGCGCGGAGCCGGTGCGGATCGGGCTGCCGCTGCGCGGCTGGGAGCTGGCCGTCGTCGACGAGGCCGGGGAGCCGGTGCCGTTGGGCGGCAGCGGTGAGCTGGTGATCGGCGGGGTCGGGCTCGCCCGGTACCTGGACGCCGGGAAGGACGCGGAGAAGTACGCGCCGCTGCCCTCGCTGGGCTGGGAGCGGGCGTACCGCAGCGGTGACCTGGTGCGGGCCGACGCCGAGGGGCTGGTGTTCCTGGGGCGGGCCGACGAGCAGATCAAGCTCGGCGGGCGGCGGATCGAGCTGGGTGAGGTGGACGCGGCGCTCCAGGCGCTGCCCGGGGTCGCGGGGGCCGCGGCCGCCGTACGGACCGCGCGCGGCGGCAATCAGTTGCTGGTCGGGTATGTGGTGACGCAGGACGGCTGGGACCGGTCCGCGGCGGTGGAGAAGCTGCGCGCCGAGCTGCCCGCCGCCCTGGTGCCGCTGCTCGCGCCGGTGGCGGAGCTGCCGACCCGGACCTCGGGGAAGGTCGACCGCGACGCGCTGCCCTGGCCGCTGGAGGGCGTGGAGGCCCCGGGCGAGCGGTTGTACGGCACCGAGGCGTGGCTCGCCGAGCAGTGGACCGAGGTGCTGGGCCTCCCGGTCGGCTCGGCCGGCGACGACTTCTTCGCGATCGGCGGCGGCAGTCTGGCCGCCGCCCAGCTCACCACCCGGCTGCGCACCCGCTATCCGGCCGCCGCCGTGCTGGACGTCTACCAGCAGCCGACCCTGCGCAAGCTGGCCCGCCGGCTGGAGGCGTCGGTGCGCGAGGCGGGCGACCGCCGGACGGTGGCGCCGGTGCCGAGACGGGCGCAGCTCGTCCAGCTCCTGGTGCTGGTGCCGCTCGCCGCCCTGCTGGGGCTGCGCTGGTGGGTCGCACTGGCCGTGCTGGGCAACCTGCTGCCCGGGTACGCCTGGCTGCCGACGGCGCCCTGGTGGCTGCTCGGTGCCGGTGTACTGCTGCTGTTCACTCCGCCCGGGCGGATCGCGCTCGCGGCGGGCGGGGCGCGGCTGCTGCTGCGGGGTGTGACGCCCGGACGGTATCCGCGGGGCGGGTCGGCGCATCTGCGGCTGTGGGCGGCCGAGCGGCTGGCCGAGTCCACCGGGGCGACCTCGCTGACCGGGTCGTGGCTGGAGCGGTACGCGCGGGCGCTGGGCTGCCGGATCGGGCCGGACGTCGATCTGCACTCGCTGCCGCCGGTCACCGGGCTGCTGAAGCTGGGCCGGGGCGCCGCCGTCGAGTCCGAGGTGGATCTGTCCGGGTACTGGCTGGACGGCGACCGGCTGGAGATCGGGGCGGTCAAGGTGGGCGCGCACGCCGTCGTCGGCACGCGCAGTCTGCTCTTCCCGAGCGCCCGCGTCGGCAAGCGGGCCGAGGTGGCGCCCGGTTCGGCGGTCACCGGGCAGGTCCCGACCGGGCAGCGCTGGGCGGGCGCGCCCGCGGTCAAGCTCGGCAAGGCCAAGCGCAACTGGCCGAAGGAGCGGCCCGGGCGCGGCCGGTACTGGCGGGTGATGTACGGCGTGACCGGCGTCGCGCTGAATCTGCTGCCGGTGGCGGCGGCCGGGGCCGCGCTGCTGGTGGCCCGGGTGTTCGTCACCCCCGGTCTCGGGCTCGGCGGGGCGCTGCGCGGGGCGGTTCTCGCGCTGGTCCCGGCGACGCTGGCCTACGGGCTGGCGTACGCGGTGCTGCTGCTGGCCGCCGTACGGCTGCTCAGCGTCGGGCTGCGGGAGGGCACGCATCCCACGCACGGCCGGGTGGGCTGGCAGGCGTGGACGGTGACGCAGTTGATGGACCGCTCCCGCGAGACGCTGTTCCCGCTGTACGCGGGGCTGGTCACCCCGCTGTGGCTGCGGCTCCTCGGGATGCGGATCGGGCGGGGCGCCGAGGTGTCGACGGTGCTGGCGCTGCCGAGTCTGACCACGGTCGGCGAGGGCGCGTTCCTCGCGGACGACACACTGACCGCGCCGTACGAGCTGGGGGGCGGCTGGGTGCGGATCGGGCGGGCGGAGATCGGGCGGCGGGCGTTCCTCGGGAACTCGGGGATGACCGCGCCGGGCCGGTCGGTGCCGGACGGCGGGCTGGTCGGGGTGCTGTCGGCGACGCCGAAGAAGGCGAAGAAGGGCAGCTCCTATCTGGGGCTGCCGCCGGTGAAACTGCCGCGGAGCGCGGCCGACGGCGACCGGAGCCGCACCTACGAGCCGCCGGCGCGGCTGCTGTGGGCGCGGGCCCTGGTGGAGCTGTGCCGGATCGTGCCGGTGTTCTGCTCGGCGGCGCTGGCCGTGCTGACGGTGGCGGCGCTGTGCGCGCTGGGCGGCTGGGCGCCGCTGCTGGGCGGCCCGGTGCTGCTCGGGGCGGGTGCGGCGGCCGGGGCGGTGTCGGTGGTGGCGAAGTGGCTGCTGGTGGGGCGGCACCGCGCCGGGGAGCATCCGCTGTGGAGTTCCTTCGTGTGGCGCAACGAGCTGGCGGACACCTTCGTCGAGGTGCTGGCCGTGCCGTGGCTGGGGGCCGCCGTGCCGGGGACGCCGGTGACGGCGGTGTGGCTGCGCGGGCTGGGGGCGCGGATCGGCCGGGGGGTGTGGGTGGAGAGCTACTGGCTGCCGGAGGCCGACCTGGTCACCCTGGAGGACGGGGCGACGGTCAACCGGGGCTGTGTGCTCCAGACTCACCTCTTCCACGACCGGATCTTGCGGACGGATACTGTGGTCCTCCGTGAGGGTGCCACGCTGGGCCCTGGCGGGATCGTGCTGCCCGGCAGCACGGTCGGGGCCCGTACGACGCTGGGTCCCGCGTCGCTCGTCATGGCCGCGGAGTCCGTCCCGGACGACACCCGGTGGCTGGGCAACCCGATCGAGGCGTGGCGCCCCTGA